Within Actinoplanes sp. L3-i22, the genomic segment CCTTGAGCCCGGCCTGGGTCAGCGGGCCGAAGTTGCCGTTGGCCTGGGCGTCGGTCAGGCCGCCCTCGTACTGCACGGCGAAGATCAGGGCGGTGAGCAGCTCGCGGGAGCGCCGGCCGTCGCAGGCCAGCACGACGAACGCCGACCGGTTCAGGTAGCGGCCGTTGAGCCACTGCTGCGCGGCCCGCAGCTGCGGGGATCCGCCGGCGGCCAGGGTGTAGCCGTCGGTGCTGAGCACCGCCTTGCAGACCTTCGGGAGGACGGTGCCGTCGATCCGCTCGGCGAGGCCGGCGTCGGTCATCAGGGCGGCGACCGGGCCGGCCGGCGCCGTACCGAAGCTGCCGGAATAGCCCTTGCAGACCAGGCCGCCCTGGACGATCTTGACCAGGTTCTGGTTGGTCTCGGCCGGGCCGATCGGGCCGTGCGCGGTCAGCGCCGCCAGCGTGGCCGGGCCGAAGTTGTCGGAGAGCGCCGTGATCCCCAGTTCGTGCTGCAACCCCCGGGTCAGCGCGGACATGGTCAGCCGGCCCGGGCTGCCGTCCTCGTCGATCGGCTCGTACCCGGAGACCCCGGTGTACGTGGCGTTGACCCACTGCTGCACTGCCAATACCGCGGCATCCATCGGCACCTCTGCTCCCCCAGCGCCGCGGATTCACGAAGATCGCTGCGCGGCTGGGCGACACCATACCGGTTTGCCGCAAACCTGGCCGTCTGTGCCACTTGACCGGAGACTCCGTCAATGGCCGGTGGAAAAGTTCCGCACCGAACTTGCCCGGGAACCGCCACCGTCGTCATCACCCAAACAAGCGCCGGGCGGGTTATTCTTGCCGCATATGGCTACTTTCCGCAGCGCCTCAGTGCTTCTATCCTCCGACGGCAGCAGGACTCCCGGCACCGCCGCCCTCTTCGCCGAGCCGTCCCGCAAGGGTGGAGTTCCGCCGTGGGCCGGTGACTTCCGCCCCGCGAACAGCGCCGGCAGCGGCCCCAAGAACGCGGTCGGCAAGACCTTCACCCTGGAGCTGCCGGACGGCAGCACCGGCAAGGTCGTCGTCCAGAGCCTCAAGCGGGGCAAGGGCGGCGTCGTCCTGGCGCTGATGGGCGAGGACGCTCCCCCGTTCTGATCGTTCCCGGTCACGGGGCGGGCCTTCACCCGCTCCGTGCCGTTTCTCCACCGCCTACCCGTCCCGGCCCTGCCAGGTCGTGATGCACGCCTCGTTGCCCTCCGGGTCGGCGAGCACCCAGAACGCGGGCGCCCGGTCCGCCGACAGCAGGCGGCCGCCCGCGGCCAGCGCCGCTTCGAGCCGGCCCGGCGCCTCGTCGTGCGGCACGCAGATGTCGAAGTGGATCCGGTTGCGCTGTGGCCGCGGCCGATCCATCTGCTGGAACCAGAACGCCGGCCCCTCCCCGGCCGGGTCGACGAGCGGGTCCGCGGGCCCGTCCGCGCCCGCCTCGCCGGCATAGCCGAGGACCGCCGCCCAGAACGGCCGGATCGCCGGGATGTCCAGCGCGTCGACGGCGATCTCCAGAACCTGGACCGACCGCGACGCGCCGGTGCCGACGCCCGGCTCGGTCCGGAGACCCGCCGCACGCACGGCGGCCGTGAGCCGGCGGGCGAGATCGACGTCCCGGGCCGTCAACGCCGCCCGATCGAGGGACTGCAGGCTCAGCACGACCTGCTCCGGCCGGAGATCGACCCGCAGGTGACCGTCGGCGTCGTCGCCGCAGACCGCGACCGCCCGCGCCGCCACCCCGGCCGCCTCGGCCAGTGATCCCACCCGCACCGACGTGCGCAGGGTGCCGAGCAGCAGCCGCCACCCCTCGTCACCGACCGCGTCCGAAGCCTCTTGCCGACCCAGGGTTCGCTCCACCCCGACATCCTCGCACCGCTCCGCGGGCGTGGCGGGGCTCCTCACTGGAGGGGGTCGGCGAGGGTGCGCCAGCGGCCGGTCGCGCGGGCCCGCCGGAACCTGGCCCGCC encodes:
- a CDS encoding VOC family protein; amino-acid sequence: MERTLGRQEASDAVGDEGWRLLLGTLRTSVRVGSLAEAAGVAARAVAVCGDDADGHLRVDLRPEQVVLSLQSLDRAALTARDVDLARRLTAAVRAAGLRTEPGVGTGASRSVQVLEIAVDALDIPAIRPFWAAVLGYAGEAGADGPADPLVDPAGEGPAFWFQQMDRPRPQRNRIHFDICVPHDEAPGRLEAALAAGGRLLSADRAPAFWVLADPEGNEACITTWQGRDG